In one window of Cellulophaga sp. HaHa_2_95 DNA:
- a CDS encoding RluA family pseudouridine synthase — MMEPEERSELEKDELFEHHKVIASKGQEPLRVDKFLMNFIENAVRNKIQQAARNGHIWVNDIQVKQNYRVKAGDEVRVLFEHPPHEFLLVPEDIPINIVYEDDVLMVVNKEPGMVVHPGHGNYSGTLINALLHHTKDLAVNSNERPGLVHRIDKDTSGLLVIAKTDEAMTFLSKQFFDKTSEREYVALVWGNIEEDEGTIEGHVGRHPQNRLQMAVFPDGEQGKDAVTHFKVIERLGYLTLISCKLETGRTHQIRVHLKHIGHTLFNDARYGGEKILKGTTFTKYKQFVDNAFKILPRQALHAKTLGFVHPVTKEFMRFDSEIPADMANCIEKWRAYAKHSAENPQG; from the coding sequence ATGATGGAACCAGAAGAGCGCTCGGAGTTAGAAAAAGATGAACTTTTTGAGCACCATAAGGTAATTGCATCCAAGGGGCAAGAGCCGCTGCGTGTAGATAAATTTTTAATGAACTTCATAGAAAATGCGGTTCGAAATAAAATTCAGCAAGCAGCAAGAAATGGACATATTTGGGTTAATGATATTCAAGTAAAGCAAAATTATCGCGTTAAAGCAGGAGATGAAGTTAGGGTTCTTTTTGAGCATCCACCACATGAATTTTTATTAGTGCCAGAAGATATTCCTATAAACATTGTTTATGAGGATGATGTATTGATGGTGGTAAATAAAGAACCTGGAATGGTCGTGCATCCTGGTCACGGTAATTACTCTGGAACCCTTATTAATGCGTTATTGCATCATACAAAAGATCTTGCCGTAAATAGTAATGAACGTCCAGGATTAGTGCATAGAATAGATAAAGATACTTCCGGACTTTTAGTAATTGCTAAGACAGATGAAGCGATGACTTTCTTGTCAAAACAGTTTTTTGATAAAACAAGTGAGCGTGAGTATGTGGCGTTAGTTTGGGGTAATATCGAAGAAGATGAAGGAACTATAGAAGGGCATGTAGGAAGGCATCCGCAGAACCGCTTGCAAATGGCTGTTTTTCCTGACGGTGAACAAGGTAAAGATGCAGTTACTCATTTTAAAGTCATAGAGCGCTTAGGATATTTAACCTTAATTTCTTGCAAATTAGAGACAGGTAGAACACACCAGATTCGGGTACACTTAAAGCATATAGGGCATACTTTATTTAATGATGCGCGTTATGGTGGTGAGAAAATATTAAAGGGAACAACATTTACAAAGTATAAGCAGTTTGTAGATAATGCCTTTAAAATATTACCACGACAGGCCTTACATGCAAAAACCTTAGGTTTTGTACACCCTGTTACCAAAGAATTTATGCGTTTTGATTCTGAAATACCAGCCGATATGGCGAATTGTATAGAGAAATGGAGGGCTTATGCCAAGCATAGCGCAGAGAATCCTCAAGGATAG
- a CDS encoding PASTA domain-containing protein codes for MRNFFNFLKSKVFLIQLGLALLVVVLFIFGMLQWLKSSTNHGEFVEVPDLAKLSVTQMRKVVEDADLRFEVLDSANYNPDYPRFSVIEQNPPAGNKVKQSRKIYVTVNPSGYKKVSVPSIIQVTLRNATAKLRAVGLDVQRVTYIDEFGKDMVYRIKYKGKYIEEGYKLPKTSKIELVCGNGNESQSNQIKSDSE; via the coding sequence ATGAGAAATTTTTTTAACTTTCTGAAAAGCAAAGTTTTTTTAATACAATTGGGATTAGCACTTTTAGTTGTAGTCCTTTTTATATTTGGAATGCTACAATGGTTAAAAAGTTCTACCAATCACGGAGAATTTGTAGAGGTACCAGATTTGGCAAAATTGTCTGTAACGCAAATGCGTAAAGTGGTGGAAGATGCAGATTTGCGTTTTGAGGTATTAGATTCTGCGAATTACAATCCTGATTATCCTAGATTTTCTGTTATTGAGCAGAACCCTCCTGCGGGAAATAAAGTAAAGCAGAGTAGAAAAATTTATGTAACGGTAAACCCTTCTGGATACAAGAAGGTTAGTGTGCCAAGTATCATCCAGGTTACCTTGCGGAATGCTACGGCAAAACTTAGAGCTGTAGGGTTAGATGTGCAAAGGGTAACTTACATAGATGAATTTGGAAAAGATATGGTATACCGTATCAAGTACAAAGGGAAATATATAGAGGAAGGATATAAGCTTCCTAAAACTTCAAAAATAGAACTGGTTTGTGGTAATGGTAATGAAAGCCAAAGCAATCAAATAAAATCAGATTCAGAATAA
- the yaaA gene encoding peroxide stress protein YaaA, producing MKIVISPAKSLDFETELPTAAYTSPVFLEQSKKLNSVLKKKKPKDLSDLMHISDKLAQLNWDRNQKFSLPFTPENARPAVFAFSGDVYQGLDAYSLKETKIAELQNQLRILSGLYGVLKPLDLMQAYRLEMGTSMKVGKAKNLYEFWKKDITASLNSELEEGELFVNLASNEYFSAVDEKNLKVPVIAPIFKDWKNDKLKIISFYAKKARGAMVRYIVDEKVNSLEELRGFNLDGYLFSKEHTLKENQPVFIR from the coding sequence ATGAAAATAGTAATCTCTCCTGCAAAATCTTTAGATTTTGAAACAGAATTACCTACGGCAGCATATACTAGCCCTGTATTTCTTGAGCAATCAAAAAAACTAAATTCAGTTTTAAAAAAGAAGAAGCCCAAAGATTTATCAGACTTAATGCATATTTCAGATAAATTGGCACAATTGAATTGGGACCGAAATCAGAAATTTTCATTGCCTTTTACTCCAGAAAACGCACGTCCTGCAGTATTTGCTTTTAGTGGTGATGTATACCAAGGATTGGATGCCTATAGTTTAAAAGAAACTAAAATAGCCGAATTGCAAAATCAGCTTCGTATTCTATCCGGTTTGTATGGTGTTTTAAAGCCCTTAGATTTAATGCAAGCATACCGATTAGAAATGGGAACCAGCATGAAAGTTGGGAAGGCTAAAAATTTGTATGAATTTTGGAAGAAAGACATCACAGCCTCTTTAAATTCCGAATTGGAAGAAGGGGAATTGTTTGTAAACTTAGCGAGCAACGAATATTTCAGTGCCGTAGATGAGAAGAATTTAAAGGTGCCTGTAATTGCACCAATATTTAAAGACTGGAAAAACGATAAATTAAAAATAATAAGCTTCTATGCTAAAAAAGCAAGAGGTGCTATGGTGCGATATATCGTAGATGAGAAAGTTAATTCTCTTGAAGAACTACGAGGCTTTAATTTAGATGGATATCTGTTTAGTAAAGAGCATACTTTAAAAGAAAATCAGCCTGTATTTATTCGCTAA
- a CDS encoding two-component system response regulator, whose product MKMIDHICIIDDDAITVFGIKKLLTSTIECNNIDAFSNGKLAIEYLSEIVANKTKLPDLIFLDLNMPIMDGWEFLEEFLKLPITDAITVNIVTSSINKEDRDKSNFYKCRTHHNITYNTKPLNKVEIEKITDIG is encoded by the coding sequence ATGAAAATGATTGATCATATTTGTATAATAGACGATGATGCTATCACTGTTTTTGGCATAAAAAAGTTGCTTACAAGCACTATTGAATGTAATAACATTGATGCTTTTTCAAACGGAAAACTAGCTATAGAATATCTTTCAGAAATTGTTGCCAACAAAACAAAACTTCCTGATTTGATATTTCTAGACCTGAACATGCCCATAATGGACGGCTGGGAATTTTTAGAAGAGTTTTTAAAATTACCTATTACAGATGCTATTACCGTAAATATTGTTACGTCGTCTATCAATAAAGAGGACCGTGATAAATCCAATTTTTACAAGTGTAGAACCCATCATAATATCACGTATAATACAAAACCGTTAAATAAAGTTGAAATTGAGAAAATCACAGATATAGGGTAA
- a CDS encoding 30S ribosomal protein THX, which produces MKQILNNYLQNSIKEKRTLHFYSTIESCNFKKKKTMGKGDKKSRKGKIASNSFGARRPKKIKRRPTVEEKIAIKKKK; this is translated from the coding sequence TTGAAACAAATTTTAAATAATTACTTACAAAACTCTATCAAAGAGAAGCGTACCTTGCATTTTTATAGTACTATTGAAAGTTGTAATTTTAAGAAAAAGAAAACCATGGGAAAAGGAGATAAAAAATCTAGAAAAGGAAAGATCGCTAGCAATTCTTTTGGCGCTAGAAGACCTAAAAAAATTAAAAGAAGACCAACCGTTGAAGAAAAAATTGCCATAAAAAAGAAAAAGTAA
- a CDS encoding PAS domain S-box protein — protein MRQKIKNNDNYLIKQLPKATAYVNLNLSIAHISDSWLRDFNLSLQDIEKNSILGIFPSLTTKWKQDMDYAFLGYKNTSKTDKYFDNSTSKSWLEWTILPWYDEEENIVGAIIQIEDVTKHFLLQQKLEKLEILITVKSQIAKIGSWEYDAINDELKWSDMTKIIHEVPNDYEPNLDSALSFYKPGKNQEKISKYLDQSLKDGLHWSDKFQIITGKGKEVWVIATGKPLFEDEKFVGIIGTFQDITEDVKAQQKTKESENLLRTLIDHLPLNVFVKDLESKKILVNQSECDYLNLTSEELIGKSDFDLYDHDVAQISRDEDLKILSTLEPMLGVETINIRKDGKQTNFLTSKIPLFNEENDVIGLIGFSLDITQIKHKEEQLTRLINVSALQNKKLLNFAHIVSHNLRSHTANFSMLLGFLIKEKEEDEREKLLSMLIGASDNLLETIDNLNEVLEINSNPLQEKKNIHANTKIDFVKKNLNSLIKNKGALIINNISNDVYIKGVPSYVNNILISIISNAIRFGENKTGNKVELSADKIKGYTILVIKDNGIGIDLEKNKDKIFGMYKTFHQLEKSRGVSLYIARNQIEAMHGKFVIASKVGQGTTFKIYFNEND, from the coding sequence TTGAGGCAAAAAATTAAAAATAACGACAATTATCTTATAAAACAGTTACCAAAAGCAACCGCTTATGTTAATCTGAATCTATCTATTGCCCACATTTCTGATAGTTGGCTGCGCGATTTTAATTTATCCTTACAAGATATAGAAAAGAATAGCATACTTGGAATTTTCCCTTCCCTAACTACAAAATGGAAACAAGATATGGACTATGCTTTCTTAGGATATAAAAACACTTCAAAGACAGATAAATATTTTGATAACAGCACCAGTAAAAGCTGGTTAGAATGGACTATTTTACCTTGGTATGACGAAGAGGAAAACATTGTTGGAGCCATTATCCAAATAGAAGATGTCACGAAGCATTTTCTACTTCAGCAAAAGCTAGAGAAATTAGAAATCTTAATTACCGTTAAATCGCAAATCGCAAAAATTGGAAGTTGGGAATACGATGCTATTAATGATGAACTGAAATGGTCTGACATGACCAAAATTATTCATGAAGTTCCCAATGACTATGAACCTAATTTAGATAGCGCCTTAAGTTTTTACAAGCCAGGAAAAAACCAAGAAAAGATTTCCAAATATTTAGATCAAAGCTTAAAAGATGGTCTACATTGGAGCGATAAGTTTCAAATAATTACTGGTAAAGGTAAAGAAGTTTGGGTTATTGCCACGGGAAAACCATTATTTGAGGATGAGAAATTTGTTGGAATAATAGGCACGTTTCAAGATATTACAGAAGATGTTAAAGCACAACAAAAAACTAAAGAAAGCGAAAATTTACTAAGAACATTAATAGACCACTTACCCTTAAATGTTTTTGTAAAAGATTTAGAGTCTAAAAAAATATTAGTCAACCAGTCTGAGTGCGATTACCTGAACTTAACAAGTGAAGAATTGATTGGGAAAAGTGATTTTGATTTATACGATCATGATGTTGCTCAAATATCTAGAGATGAAGATTTAAAAATCTTGAGCACTTTAGAACCAATGTTAGGAGTTGAAACTATTAACATAAGAAAAGACGGAAAACAAACTAACTTTCTAACGTCTAAGATTCCATTATTTAATGAAGAAAATGATGTTATAGGTCTTATAGGTTTTAGTTTAGATATTACCCAAATAAAGCATAAGGAAGAACAACTGACACGCCTCATTAATGTATCTGCACTTCAGAATAAAAAATTACTGAATTTTGCTCATATTGTCTCACATAATTTACGCTCTCATACCGCAAATTTCTCCATGCTCTTAGGCTTTTTAATTAAAGAAAAAGAGGAAGACGAAAGAGAAAAACTTCTTTCCATGCTTATTGGCGCCTCAGACAACTTATTAGAAACCATAGACAACTTAAATGAGGTTTTAGAAATTAATTCCAATCCATTACAAGAAAAGAAAAACATACACGCTAATACGAAAATAGACTTCGTAAAAAAGAATCTTAATTCCTTAATCAAAAATAAAGGAGCCCTAATTATTAACAATATCTCAAATGACGTTTACATAAAAGGAGTGCCTAGCTATGTAAATAATATCCTAATCAGCATCATATCAAACGCTATTAGATTTGGCGAGAATAAAACAGGTAATAAAGTAGAGCTAAGTGCAGACAAAATAAAAGGCTATACTATTTTAGTAATTAAAGATAATGGCATAGGAATTGATTTAGAAAAGAACAAAGACAAGATTTTTGGTATGTATAAAACCTTCCATCAACTAGAGAAATCTAGAGGAGTAAGTCTTTACATCGCTCGAAATCAAATTGAAGCTATGCATGGAAAATTTGTAATAGCAAGCAAAGTAGGACAGGGCACTACATTTAAAATATATTTTAATGAAAATGATTGA
- a CDS encoding pyruvate carboxylase, producing MEIKKVLVANRGEIAIRIFRACVEIGIKTVGIYTYEDRYSLHRYKADECYQIGEENEPLKPYLDIDAIIKVAKDNDIDAIHPGYGFLSENAKFAQACEDNGIIFIGPKVSVLKALGDKITAKEVAVANHIPVIQSSTEDLVEVSVALSEAERIGYPVMLKAASGGGGRGMRVIRTEEELRKGFPEARRESLNAFGDDTVFLEKFVENPKHIEIQIVADLHGNIVHLYERDCSVQRRYQKVIEFAPSFGLPQETLNSLYTHAINICKAVNYNNIGTVEFLVDDDGSIYFIEVNPRVQVEHTVTEMITNIDLIKTQIFIAGGYKLSDQQIKIESQESVKVTGYALQCRITTEDPANDFKPDYGVVTTYRSASGLGIRLDAGSVYQGVVISPFFDSMLVKVSAISRTLDGSCRKMRRALAEFRIRGVKTNMAFLDNILKHQTFRDGDVTVNFIKNEPKLFEFVEPRDRANKLVHFLGDVIVNGNPDVKKKDPKHVFSKPIVPAFPKFDPYPKGTKDLLTELGPEKFSEWLKNEKKVHFTDTTMRDAHQSLLATRMRTIDMMKVAEGYAKNNPEIFSMEVWGGATFDVCLRFLQENPWERLASLRKAMPNILLQMLIRGSNGVGYTAYPDNLIEKFVEQSWETGVDVFRIFDSLNWMKSIAPCIEHVRTKTGGLAEGSICYTGDILDASKTKYDLKYYVQLAKDIENAGAHILGVKDMAGLLKPYAAYELISALKSEINIPIHLHTHDTSSTQAAMYLKAIEAGVDVVDVALGGLSGLTSQPNFNSVVEMLRFTERANTMNTAKLAAYSNYWETVRNYYYTFESGLKSGTGEVYNHEIPGGQYSNLKGQAIALGLEDKFPEITKMYGEVNQLFGDVIKVTPSSKVVGDMAQYMISNSLTVDDVLTKGEDISFPESVKSFFRGDLGQPVGGFPKALQKIILKDEIPYTERPNAHLEPIDFDKEFKSFKRKFNKGMGRALEITDFLSYKLYPKVFTDAYNNHVKYGNVMNIPTKNFFYGMEIGEEIMVELDRGKNVLISLMLKGEPDESGNVSIYFKVNGQLRNVVIKDTAVKVTKIENTKADGANDKQIGAPLQGLLSTVLVKKGQEIKRNQPLFVIEAMKMETTVTATEEGVVESVHLSGGSLVNSEDLVVTLK from the coding sequence ATGGAAATCAAAAAGGTTTTAGTAGCAAATAGGGGAGAAATAGCTATTCGTATTTTTAGAGCTTGTGTAGAGATAGGCATAAAAACAGTTGGGATTTACACCTATGAAGATCGGTACTCTTTACACAGATATAAGGCAGATGAATGCTATCAAATTGGAGAAGAGAACGAGCCTTTAAAACCTTACTTAGATATAGATGCCATAATAAAAGTGGCAAAAGATAATGATATTGATGCCATACACCCTGGATATGGATTCTTATCTGAAAATGCAAAATTTGCGCAAGCTTGTGAGGATAATGGGATTATTTTTATAGGTCCTAAAGTTTCTGTTTTAAAAGCGCTAGGAGATAAGATTACAGCGAAGGAAGTAGCGGTAGCTAATCATATTCCGGTCATACAAAGTAGTACTGAAGATTTAGTAGAAGTGTCTGTTGCTTTGTCTGAGGCAGAGCGTATTGGGTATCCAGTGATGCTTAAAGCTGCTTCTGGTGGTGGTGGCCGCGGAATGCGAGTAATCCGGACAGAAGAAGAACTAAGGAAAGGTTTCCCTGAGGCTCGAAGAGAATCTTTAAATGCTTTTGGTGATGATACCGTTTTCTTAGAAAAGTTTGTAGAAAATCCAAAACATATAGAAATACAAATTGTTGCCGATTTACATGGGAATATAGTGCATTTATATGAACGTGATTGCTCTGTACAACGTCGCTACCAAAAAGTAATTGAATTTGCACCTTCTTTTGGGTTACCCCAAGAGACGCTAAATAGCTTGTATACCCACGCTATTAATATTTGTAAGGCCGTAAACTATAATAACATTGGTACCGTTGAGTTTTTGGTTGATGATGATGGAAGCATTTATTTTATTGAAGTAAACCCAAGAGTTCAAGTAGAGCATACGGTAACAGAAATGATTACTAATATTGATTTGATTAAAACACAAATCTTTATTGCTGGCGGTTATAAATTATCAGATCAACAAATAAAAATAGAAAGTCAAGAATCTGTAAAAGTAACGGGATATGCGTTGCAATGTAGAATTACGACAGAAGATCCTGCGAACGATTTTAAACCAGATTATGGGGTCGTAACTACTTACCGTAGTGCTTCTGGTTTGGGAATTCGGTTAGATGCAGGTAGTGTATATCAAGGGGTGGTTATTTCTCCATTTTTTGATTCTATGTTGGTTAAAGTATCGGCCATTAGTAGAACACTTGATGGCTCTTGTAGAAAAATGCGTAGAGCCTTGGCAGAATTCCGTATTCGTGGTGTGAAAACCAATATGGCTTTCTTGGACAATATTTTAAAACATCAAACTTTTAGAGATGGTGATGTTACGGTAAATTTTATAAAAAATGAACCGAAGCTTTTTGAATTTGTGGAACCTCGTGATCGGGCAAATAAATTAGTGCACTTTTTGGGTGATGTTATCGTTAATGGAAATCCTGATGTAAAAAAGAAAGATCCTAAGCATGTATTTTCAAAACCTATAGTTCCTGCCTTTCCTAAATTTGATCCGTACCCTAAAGGAACTAAAGATCTACTTACGGAGCTGGGACCCGAGAAATTCTCTGAGTGGTTAAAGAATGAAAAGAAAGTTCATTTCACCGATACTACCATGCGTGATGCCCACCAAAGTTTGTTGGCAACACGTATGCGTACGATAGATATGATGAAGGTTGCAGAAGGGTATGCTAAAAATAACCCTGAGATTTTCAGTATGGAAGTTTGGGGAGGAGCTACTTTTGATGTGTGCTTACGCTTTTTGCAAGAAAACCCTTGGGAGCGTTTGGCTAGCTTGCGTAAAGCAATGCCAAATATATTATTGCAAATGCTGATTAGAGGATCAAACGGTGTTGGGTATACCGCATATCCAGATAATTTAATAGAAAAATTTGTTGAACAATCATGGGAAACAGGTGTAGATGTTTTTAGAATATTTGATTCTCTAAACTGGATGAAATCTATTGCGCCTTGTATAGAGCATGTGCGAACAAAAACGGGTGGTTTAGCAGAAGGGTCTATTTGTTATACGGGCGATATTTTAGATGCCTCTAAAACCAAATATGATCTGAAATATTATGTGCAGTTAGCTAAAGATATTGAAAATGCTGGTGCTCATATATTGGGAGTGAAAGATATGGCCGGTTTGTTAAAACCGTATGCCGCGTACGAATTAATTTCCGCACTAAAATCAGAAATTAATATACCAATTCATTTACATACACATGATACGTCTTCTACGCAAGCCGCTATGTATTTAAAAGCAATAGAAGCAGGTGTAGATGTGGTCGATGTAGCTCTAGGAGGTTTGTCTGGATTAACTTCACAGCCCAATTTTAATTCGGTAGTAGAGATGCTTCGTTTTACAGAAAGAGCGAATACCATGAATACGGCAAAATTAGCGGCGTATTCTAATTACTGGGAAACGGTTCGTAATTATTATTACACGTTTGAATCTGGATTAAAATCTGGAACAGGAGAGGTGTATAACCATGAAATTCCTGGGGGGCAATACTCCAACTTAAAAGGGCAAGCTATTGCTTTAGGTTTGGAAGATAAATTCCCAGAGATTACTAAAATGTACGGAGAAGTTAACCAACTCTTTGGCGATGTTATCAAAGTAACGCCTAGCTCTAAAGTAGTGGGTGATATGGCGCAATATATGATTAGTAATAGTCTAACGGTAGATGATGTATTGACGAAAGGAGAGGATATTTCATTTCCTGAATCTGTAAAAAGTTTCTTTAGAGGAGACTTAGGACAACCTGTCGGAGGTTTCCCAAAAGCATTACAGAAAATTATTCTGAAAGATGAAATTCCATATACCGAAAGACCTAATGCGCATTTAGAACCTATAGATTTTGACAAGGAATTCAAGTCCTTTAAACGAAAGTTCAATAAAGGCATGGGTAGGGCGCTTGAAATTACAGATTTCTTATCTTACAAATTGTATCCAAAGGTATTTACAGATGCCTACAATAACCACGTAAAATATGGTAATGTAATGAATATACCTACTAAAAATTTCTTCTACGGTATGGAAATAGGAGAAGAGATTATGGTAGAGTTAGATCGTGGTAAGAATGTCCTTATCTCATTAATGTTAAAGGGTGAGCCAGATGAATCGGGGAATGTAAGCATCTATTTTAAAGTAAATGGGCAATTGCGTAATGTAGTCATTAAAGATACCGCCGTGAAAGTTACTAAAATAGAAAATACCAAGGCAGATGGGGCTAATGACAAGCAAATTGGTGCACCTTTGCAAGGTTTATTATCTACTGTTTTGGTGAAGAAAGGACAAGAAATAAAACGAAACCAACCTTTGTTTGTCATCGAAGCCATGAAAATGGAAACGACGGTTACTGCAACAGAGGAAGGCGTGGTAGAAAGCGTTCATTTATCAGGAGGTTCATTGGTTAATTCTGAGGATTTGGTAGTAACGTTAAAATAA
- a CDS encoding D-alanine--D-alanine ligase, whose product MKKNIAIIMGGYSSEYQISLKSGSVVYKYTDKEKFNLFSIHIFKKKWVYVNENNEEFPVNKHDFSIEIDHQKITFDCVFNAIHGSPGEDGLMQSYFELLNIPQTSCDAYQSALTFNKRDLLSVLKPYGIKSAPSYYLNLGDLIDEEAIVTKVGLPCFVKANKAGSSFGIMKVYKKEELQAAIANAYKEDDEIIIEGFLDGTEVSVGVLKYNGETKVFPITEIVSENDFFDYEAKYAGKSQEITPARITEEQAQRVSDIAKKAYDVLKMKGFSRSEFIFIGDEPFMLEMNTTPGLTEESILPQQAKVAGISLPELFENAITEALKAN is encoded by the coding sequence ATGAAGAAAAATATTGCCATTATCATGGGCGGCTACTCCAGCGAATATCAAATTTCGTTAAAAAGCGGAAGCGTTGTTTACAAGTATACTGACAAGGAAAAATTTAACCTATTTAGCATTCATATTTTCAAAAAAAAATGGGTTTACGTAAATGAAAACAACGAAGAATTTCCTGTAAATAAGCACGATTTTTCTATCGAAATAGACCATCAGAAAATAACTTTTGATTGCGTATTTAACGCCATTCATGGTTCTCCTGGGGAAGATGGCTTAATGCAATCTTATTTTGAATTATTAAACATTCCACAAACCTCTTGTGATGCTTACCAATCTGCCTTAACTTTTAATAAACGAGACTTACTGAGTGTACTAAAACCATACGGTATTAAGTCTGCCCCTTCCTACTATCTTAACCTTGGCGACCTTATTGACGAAGAAGCCATAGTTACTAAAGTAGGTCTACCTTGTTTTGTAAAAGCAAATAAAGCCGGAAGTAGTTTTGGAATTATGAAAGTATATAAAAAAGAAGAGCTACAAGCTGCTATTGCTAATGCCTACAAGGAAGATGACGAAATTATCATTGAAGGATTTTTAGATGGCACTGAAGTTTCTGTGGGTGTTTTAAAATACAATGGGGAAACAAAAGTATTTCCTATAACCGAAATAGTTTCTGAGAATGATTTTTTTGATTACGAAGCTAAATACGCAGGGAAATCTCAAGAAATAACACCTGCAAGAATTACGGAAGAACAAGCACAAAGGGTAAGTGATATTGCAAAAAAGGCATATGATGTTTTAAAAATGAAGGGCTTCTCTAGAAGTGAATTTATTTTTATTGGCGATGAGCCTTTTATGCTAGAAATGAATACGACTCCTGGGTTAACCGAAGAAAGTATTTTACCACAACAGGCCAAAGTTGCAGGCATATCATTACCTGAGCTTTTTGAAAATGCAATAACTGAAGCCTTAAAAGCAAATTAA
- the coaD gene encoding pantetheine-phosphate adenylyltransferase — MRRAIFPGSFDPLTLGHYDIIQRGITLFDELIIAIGVNSDKKYMFSLEERKRFIKDAFAHEPKIKVLTYEGLTVDFCKKINANFILRGLRNPGDFEFEKAIAHTNRKLSEIETVFLLTSSGKSYISSSIVRDVIKNGGDYTGLVPDSVRVK, encoded by the coding sequence ATGAGACGCGCAATATTCCCTGGTTCATTTGATCCACTAACTTTAGGTCACTATGACATTATTCAAAGAGGCATCACACTCTTTGATGAACTCATTATTGCCATTGGCGTAAATTCTGACAAGAAATATATGTTCTCATTAGAAGAACGAAAGCGATTTATTAAGGATGCCTTTGCTCATGAGCCAAAAATAAAAGTACTTACCTATGAGGGTCTTACGGTAGATTTTTGCAAAAAAATAAATGCCAATTTTATTTTAAGAGGTTTACGTAACCCTGGAGATTTCGAGTTTGAAAAAGCCATAGCACACACCAATCGAAAATTGTCTGAAATTGAAACCGTTTTTCTCCTAACCTCTTCTGGGAAATCATACATCAGCTCTTCTATTGTTAGAGATGTTATTAAAAACGGAGGAGACTACACAGGCTTAGTACCGGATTCTGTTCGCGTGAAATAA